From a region of the Salvelinus alpinus chromosome 2, SLU_Salpinus.1, whole genome shotgun sequence genome:
- the LOC139550064 gene encoding uncharacterized protein isoform X2, producing MCVCVCRFNMNGPKRTWQQVKIKYKNILQNAVKKNTHRQGTGGGSPKADLTPAEDMALELNKGRPVLEGIPGGKETSIGSSQDATRFIQVSGSTVFLLEPPAQAPDDADPGEGPSAAATAHDEDDDEEETISLDSRRHEDPDAIQWENQPGNIVRINKRTPHPAKFQLR from the exons atgtgtgtgtgtgtgtgtagattcaacatgaacgggccaaaacggacatggcagcaggtcaaaatcaaatacaagaacattctgcagaatg cagtgaaaaagaatacccacagacaaggcacgggtggtgggtcaccaaaggctgaccttaccccagcagaggacatggccttggagctaaataaaggcaggcccgtcttagaggggatccctggggggaaagagacgagcataggttcctcccaagatgccacccgcttcattcaag tgtctggcagcactgtgttcctgttagagccaccagcacaagcaccagacgatgctgatcca ggtgaaggccccagtgcagcagcaacagcacatgatgaagacgatgatgaggaggagaccatctctctggattccagaaggcatgag gacccagatgctatacagtgggaaaaccagcctggcaacatagtgcgtattaataaaaggacaccacatcctgccaaattccagctgcgctaa
- the LOC139550064 gene encoding putative nuclease HARBI1 isoform X1, which translates to MSSSPSLATEDSVTSKRSSIGLQMVCNADCVISNVVAKWPGSVHDSRLFRASEIYQCLSQGEFSGVLLGDRGYGCQPFLLTPFTDPQEAQQAYNHAHARTRARVEMTFGLLKARFHCLHKLRVSPVRACDITVACAVLHNVACLRKERAPRVPPAMDWDNPAIFPDDDSGRLLRDQYVLNYFS; encoded by the exons atgtcttcatctccttccctggccacagaagactctgtgacatcaaagaggagttctataggattgcag atggtctgcaatgctgactgtgtgatcagcaatgttgtggcaaaatggcctggctcagtccatgactccagactctttcgggcctctgaaatctatcagtgcctatcacaag gtgaattctctggtgtgttgctgggagacagggggtatggctgccagccttttctcctgacacctttcacagacccccaggaagcacagcaggcctacaaccatgcccatgccaggaccagggccagagttgaaatgacctttggcctcctgaaggcacgctttcactgccttcacaaattaagggtcagccctgttagggcatgtgatattactgtggcttgtgctgtcctccacaatgtggcctgcctgaggaaggagagggcccccagagtgccaccagccatggactgggacaatccggcaatcttccctgatgacgacagtggtcggctgctgagggaccaatatgtgttgaattattttagttag